One Parasteatoda tepidariorum isolate YZ-2023 chromosome 1, CAS_Ptep_4.0, whole genome shotgun sequence genomic window, TCGTTCTTGACCTGGGAAGATTCTggatttatttctcatttaatgTTAACCGCTGGGCACCTGTCAATTTATGTCACGGTGGCGAGCCACTTTACCTACGGATTTACTAAagtcttttttattaaagatctctttaaaaaaaatggccatTTTTTCTAGATACcatctgtttttgttttttcacgttcttaaatagtctttttaaataaaaaaaaagcagcaaacgatatctagaaaaaaaaacgcttagGTAGAAGCTTAGAACTCACTAAACTCAAAGAATGGAGATCCATCCTAATTTTCCAAGAGttcaaaaccttttttcattcaatttattatttatttatttatttaatttgaagataCTTTGAGACatgatgaaataatttcagatgTAAAAGCTTGTATTCTGTGTCCCTTGTATTCTAAACAaagcttagaaaataaaataaatgtgacaAAATAGGATAATctgattataaaaagttttttttctaatttaaattctaggacaatgaaaatttaaacaagaatgTTTATCTTGAGATTGAGAAATAACCTGACAGGATgacgtattaaattttttttctcttacaaaACTACTCTTAACAAGTTTTGTAAATGaaacttcacatttttttaaacctttttcttttttaagttttaaacgtTAAATTGATGGAatgtaattacataataatCTTAATGAATGTGCACGGGTTGATTCTGTACAATGGTTACAAACTTAGAGAAAAGGTAGGGAACGTTATCAATGTACAGTGTGCAATAAAATGCAAAGGAAACCTTaagtaacttttgatttaatgatgaaattatCACGTACTACGACTCAATGTTAATAATAACGATAATGTAGCATTTGGATTCATTTCtaagttttcagaaataaacCAATTAgcttaagtttattttcttttcaggtCCTTAGGAATGCATTGGGCTACGAAGCAGCGGGCTTAAATTCTGATGAAGTATCAGATTTGTTTTATCATCTTTTAGAAGAAGAACTCCCTCCTGCTGATACTAAAAATCCTGCATACCTATTGGAAATTGCCAATCAAATACTAATCAAAGATGGATTACATTTAAATGAGGCgtttaaagaagaattaaataatcttttccACGCACCAATTGAAGAAGTGAATTTTGGGAAGGATtcttctgaaataataaaaagcgtCAATCAATGGGTCGATGAAAAAACTCACGGTAAAATCACGAACCTGCTTCAGCAGCTTGATCCAGGAACTGCTCTTCTCCTTCTGAATGCTGTTTATTTTAAGGGTAACTGGGAAAAACAATTTAACCCAAAAGTTACAAATGACcaatcatttttcaatgatGGCGTGGAGGCAAATGCTAAGTAAATAcaattctgattttatttttttgaaaaacagtaaCTTGTTTTTGATGTTATACTGCGTAATTAAGTGCgccattgtttttttaacaaagcaaaagATATTAGTCCCAAGAATTCTCTTAACGATTTCATATGTATAGGGTGTTTACATTAGAAATACGCAAACTTTTCTGTTAATGAAGAGAaacttttttagcaaatattcaTCAACGAGTTTCTGAAATACATTGATGTATTTATAAGGCAGGCAATagagcaataatttttctttaatagtcTATTAGCAGGGTTCGATTTAGAAATCTAGGAACCGTAAGCAcaggattttctttaaaagtaaaaaattttttttgagattcCTTAAACTCATCTATAATACTCTAGCATTAGAtctacaccgaagagccattacattatgaccaccctccatctataacaatgggctcccCCAGggtttcatggtttctcgcccaggaacaatgttttcatgggacacattaggacccataatcctcatagaacaatccctgacgtctgtaagctacttgaacatagttcatccattcatggcaacagtttttcctgcgggggatggtgtttatcaacaggataatgcaccatgtcataatgACCGAATCGTCAtagattggttcgaggaacattccagtgacattcaagtcatgtcttggtccccaaattcacctgaccttaatccaatagagcatttatggtcctacttggaaaaccccctcgcaatgtgaaggaattgcaggaccagttggtgagcgcttggtaccacatacctcagactacctatcagcaccttgtggaatcaatgtcacggcgggtgctagcagttttgagggctaaaggtggtcctacatgttattagcagggtggtcgtAATGTAATGGTTCTTCGGTGTGTATTGTTAATGAACACGATGCAATGCAAGTACCacatatttcatataattaagaATATACAAGGCAAGATATCATTCTAAAATCGGCTACTATGACCCAGGGTGGTACTGTAGGTTTACCTcctgttactatttttttaatgtatgtgaCATTAATTTGCTATTATGAATGACGTTAAAGAGATTCTTTCAATGATTCAAAACTTAACGATCAGCTTCATGATGCATGCATAATTTGAACACTCTCTTGGCATCCTCGCATTTTGTGCTTACAGAAACGAAGTTTCTGACCTGCTTGCTGGGGAAGGGAGCGAATTCATCTTCCATCAAACTGCGAGCTTCTGAGGACCATTCCCTATTTTTGGGCTAATATAAACACAACTTGGAGGACCCCGCCTGAATATGCCTGGTATGCTGCTTAGTCCCCTGGACTGTCATTGCAGTTGTCCTGACTAAGACTTACTCAGACCTCTCTATCTAGACTTAGGCCTAGTCACATTAAGAGTCTAAGTTTTAACGGAAAAGAAGGGAATTATGCTGTTCTGCCATAGCTTTTCCCTCCCATATCTCATTGGTGCCCCTGTTGGGAAGCTTTATTAAATGAGGGGgatgcagtttttttatttaattgtgttgCATGGTCTCCCCGACTTCGTTTCGTTTTTCTAAGCCAAGGGGGATTAGCAACAACACAACAATAGAATATGCAccttaaatcttaaaaaagtcatagcaatatttaataatagaccTTAGAAGTTACACTTGCATTTTATTAACTGTAACTATGTGCAATATGTCTTAGTCGAAAGGAATCCAGCCCGTGcttctcaaaataaattgtgttttcGAAGGTTAACATATCATTTTATACAGTGagcttattatttatctaagcttTTAACAAGAATCACATATTAGTAGGGTACTTTATAAGACAAGAAGCaacttaatcaaaaaaattttttcaggtcAGATTTATCAACTTTCTAGAATGATTGATGTTCTTGATGGTTGTTATAGAATTCTtccttgtttaaaaatatggacaatttaatgttccttattttagatgttttgaaacgactttcattttaattactttgagtctttttatgtattgcaatattttgcttgttttttttgcatattttacgATTCAGTTTTATGTTGTTTATTCTCTGATCCTTCttgaagtatttttctttcgtttccTTTATTAGCTCTACTGTAGATGGTGCTTCCTTTTCAGAAAACtcagttaattattttgacacattaacctcacatttaaatgatttttcaattggtaaCTCGCAAcccgaaaagaaaaatacagttGAAATCAAATGATAGGGCCTAATCACGCGGCTGTACCTTAGAGGAGATATTAGGATTGTACCTAAATTACTCCTCAAAGGGTTGTACTTGGCGTTATCTATTGCTACAACTTGGTTTATTATCACGCTGAATCAATTTTTGGATCAGaaaattggatacctgtaagcgtCGGCAAGTATGTACTGATTGTGAATTGTGACATATACAAAGGCCACGATTTACGTATGCGTGGCGCAGCTTGCAGGTACCCAATTGTTATACCATTCCTAGTTGATTTATGCTCATGTCCTCTAAGACTTACGTAACTTTAGATATAGAATTTGAACAGAGGTGGTCACTATTTTGCGCTAGACTAAAGGTCACGGTTTTTAGCACGTGGGTGAAGCATATAGTTTCTTAGTACATGAATTGTCCCGTTCTGGAGAACAATTtaagctgaaaattaaaatattttaattaaggacTATATAGTTTGATGGACTATATAGTTTGAGAGCACATAACGCTTTTGCTGCTTTTTGAGCACGTGATTTTTGCGTATCCGGCAGCTTTCTTTCAGAATTAATATGAACCTCTAATTTCCAAGTTCCAAATTTTCGAGctctttttttgtcaaaattcaCTCTTGGTGGAAATGATAAAGCTTAGCTGGATTGTTCCTGCTCggaacttcaatatttttaacatgttgAAACATACTATTCTTTGAAATGATCTCTTCCTACCAATTATGCTCCAGGTAATATGCTACGatatttctctaaatttcaCCAACTACTGTTTTCAATCATATCCCGTCGACTGatgcagttttttaataattgagaaGAAGAGTTCTAAGAATGCCGTTAcgttttcttgtttattttatcaaagattTACTTTCGCCAACTAACTACGATGACCTTTTCCTGAAAAGTGCCAtcttctttaatatatatatatatatatttctcttacacggcgacaaaaaaagcctcattacaactccccgaatggcaacgctagaaaatcgaccaatgattgccgctaaaaatgtcacatgccaaatctagttgaGGTGGATCTACatatagcacttttaaaaacggaaactgaaataaccagagagagagagcattctcaccaaatgtgatctcttccgaaattcaccctatcagctgcggcaatctcatactattaagctaggcagaagtgagtagtctttgtcgatagatctctattttagtattttgtcgaaagcgcttttttcacgaataattattttttttaaaaaaagttgttatatggatttaaatgattgttttgaattcttagagtTTCGTGCATCTGCAATGTActtaagttagtagcgagcgaaacgagcttggtttgcgaagcaaaccatataagattgcgtagcaattatcgggggttggcgagtgttagcgagcagggggtgcaGCCCACTAGCATATAAAAGAGTTCTATCTGCAAATAAGATACCAACTGTAGTGGAACAGCTCTCTATCCAACTTCGTTACCAGCTGAGCTGTTGATGATCATCTTAGACATCTTCtttcaacaaaatgaaatattaatgaactcaaagaaccttttttttgaacttattatTTCAACGGTGATTTCATTTGTActtcatttttcatttgtacTCATTGTAAAGTGGTCAACTGACCTCAagttaatattagttttaattacaacatatatttcattttgaaatatgtttcgaAGTAAATTGCCCCACTAGAAACAAAcagtcaaaataatttattttctatgtgCATACGTAatctatatacataaaaaacaaaagtctCACTCAATCACAGATTAATTTACTGCCTCATCTATAACGCCTCGCACTAAGCCAAAAAGCCAAAATTTAGATCATAGGCTCATTATGAGACAAATGGAGaaacttaaatgtttattatagaTGTAATGAAATTATCGGGCTAGTTAGGGATAATTAGACCGATTGACAACTATGCTAAATAATGTATTCGCTCAAACGCAGACCAGGTAATCTTTATCAGGTATAAATAAAGGCAAAAACAGTTTCATATTGATACGTTTTAATTATAGGTGGTTAATCAGAGGTAAATAGCCAAACTGACAGTAATGTTAAAAAACGCATTTTATACCAAGAAAGAAGCCTCAAATTTGGACCTTTATGAGATGAAcagaaagacaaaaaaaagtttcagtttaatatttataattattagggAAATTAAGTGTTAATTAGCCAATTGGTAGTAATGCTAAATGACGCGTTTTTGCCAATATGGAATGCGGCTAATTGCTCCTTAAAATGTTGATAATAATCCTCACTTTTTATGTAAAGTTAAATACAGCATTTTATCGTATTACAAaatcttaactttaaatttatggcacaatttaataatgtaaattttttataaccttAATAAGGTGTGTTTAATTGAACAATATTCCTATGATGAACCATAGCACCGTGTAATGATGTTCAATAATGTGGTTCAACTTAGTTCAAGGTTAAGTTTGCAATAAATTAGAACTATATTGTGATTCAACATTTTCCTAAATTTCTGGTACCTTTTTCAAACAAGCTATTTTTCACTTGTAGGCCAGTTCCTTTCATGCACATGACAGATGTATTTAAATATGCCTCAACTGGTGACGCACAAGTAATCGAGCTACCATACGAAGGAAACAACATAAGTATGATGGTTTTACTACCTAAAAAGCTTGATGGATTATTGGCCGTAGAAGAGAatttaacttatgaaaaaatagCCTCTGTACGAAAGCAGCTTTCTAAGATAAAAGTTGTTCTTTCGCTTCCAAAATTCAAGGTTGATTATTCACGAGACATGACTGGTGATTTTAAGGCTGTTGGCGCAGGTGAGGCTTTTGACCCTTCGAAAGCCAATTTCACGGGTATTGCTGATGCAGGTCTATATGTCAGCCAGGTTATACACAAAGCAGCTGTTGAAGTAAATGAAGAAGGAAGTGAAGCAGCTGCTGCGACGGCTGTTATTATGCCTATGATGGCAAGACCCATGCCTCTACCTCCTGTCATGGTGTTCAACGCAAACCACCCATTTCTATTTGCAATTATGGACAACAGGAATGAAATGATTATGTTTGCAGGCCGTGTCAATGAGTTATAAAGTATTCATTgcgaaaaatatgcaattaatcaatgtaacattattaaataaaaaatatttatttttatgaatgtattCTTGTTACTGTCTGGCAATCACGAGATGAGTTCTCGGTGAGGTTGCTTTCAGTTAGATCGGGAACTGATGTTATGATTGGCAATCACGAGATGAGTTCTCCGTAAGGTTTCTTTCAGTTAGGTCGAAAACTCATGTTATGATTGGCAATCACGAGATGAGTTCTCGGTGAGGTTTTTTTCAGTTAGATCGGGAACTCATGTTATGATTGGCAATCACGAGATGAGTTCTCGGTAAGGTTTTGATTTAGGCAGAAACAAAAGCTAAGTTTGATATAAGTctagtctttaaaattataataatagaatatttaaaatctatatgttaaatattataaaaatgtattgaaatttaattggaatgatatttatataaactacTTATGAAGTATATTTAACTGCCTTTTACTTTTAATaccataaatttattatcactcTGCCTTATTATAAGATCTTCTTCATGCTTGAGATAACGCTCTCAGATAAAGaggtatttatttcatttattggcATTTGGTATTATTACTCTGATGGTATTTATTGGCATTGAAAGGGCTTTTGACAAAGTCCCTATTGAGACTATCATCAATGCACTTAAAACCAGAGGTATCAATTCAGTTATCACCAGATGGATAACTAATCTGCTGTCCTCCAGGGTATGTTTGTTGGCACTAGTATGAAAGTTCATGCTACTTCAAGCTGCCCTCAGGGAGGAATTTTGTCCTCCATCCTATGGTGTCTGGTTATGGACTCTTTGCTAGTTCGACTAGCCAATCTTGGCATTCCCTGTGTTGGGTATGCTAGTGATGGTGTTATTGTTGTCAGAGAAAAGTATGGCAAAGCAGTCTCTGTTCAAGAAGTAACTAGATGGTGTTCTGAATCTAGCTTATCTGTTAACCATTCTAAGATAAGTCTTGTGGCATTCACCAGAAAAAGGCGTCTTAATCTAGGTGATGTGTGTTACCTTGATTATATGTTAGAACTCACTGAGAAAGTCAAGTTTCTCGGGGGGGATTTATGACTCCAAACTTAACTGGTTAGCAGAATAAACGAACCTCACGTTTTAGTTGTTCATCTCATCAAAGTAACGAATAACTGTATTTAGCATCTCTCGAAAAAATGCTATTGTTCGAGACCAACTCATGGTGGTCAAAGTTTACCACAATTAGGTGATTTTCTCtaatactttttccttttaaaggttcgtaaaacacttttttttccacattatctaaattaaaactgtACAGTAgtaatgcagttttaataagtaccaaatatactaattttaccTACATTAGTGTGTttggtattaattaaaattgctctAATTACCATAATGTAGGAAGTGCctattaccaaaaataattaagcaccattagcgtcaataatagtatggcgaTTTTTTATGTTCCTTCCGAATCAGTAACATTTTCCCGTTACTTTTACTATTACTCAGTgcatagttaatttatttttttatttcagttatagtACCTATTGTCGAcagtaattaattatcatttacgtgaaaaataataagtcgAGTTTTTGCTTTTCTTCTAAACGAATTAGTGCCATTCCActattaattatactttttagaacagaatttatttatttttttcatttcagtttgtAGCTATTACTAATTCAATTAAGCATGATAGGCATCAATAATAGTATGACAATGCATTACGCTTctcctaaattaattaaaatcatttctccATTAATCTTTATCTTTAgtgattagcatatttttttctattccaataattatttttaattaaattaatcatacatcattggtgtcaattataaagtggatattttttttaccattctcATATATGATTAGTATAGTAGAGCTTAGTCAGTTTTAGTATAGTAGAGCTTATCAAACATaacgcataaaaaataattaaatatctaagaaCGTgttataaactctttttttttcattaatgaggGCTGCAAGTATCACTGACTCTATCTTTAAAATCGCTTGCAGTTTAAATATACCTTTAATGtgcataacatttttatttccattttgacTTTAATATATTAAGAGTGGTGAACACCCTGCGTTTATCTGAGTTCTACTTTGAGATTCAAGACTTTAGTGATGGCTTTAAGATAATTTCAAGACTTTAATAGGTATATTAACGGAgacattatcatttttttaaaaaataaactgaatgtaactgttaaaaatgatttttaaacgtATCAACGAATTATTCTCCTAagttattttatggtaaaaaccTGTTCTTTTGGCGACGCTACCCCTAGAACTCTTCTTGCTTCTTGGTCAAGCATATCTCTATCtagaattcaatgaaattagtcaatttctgaaaaataaaattaaaaaaaaatgtgtttgttaacttttatttctcaaaaactattcgaatgatttcgttttaattttgtattttgtcatacTGAAACGgagtaaaaattatatggttttcagaattacataagtttaaaatagaaactcagttctaattacataatttaaaatggcgAAAATGATTTGTACACCTTACGATTTAAAACTATTCCAACCTTTTAAATTaacacaataataaataaattttaattttgctacaaGGAATTATCATTGGattaacaaatttcataattatgtgcaaaaacttTTCCATTCGTTTGAAAATTTCCCAATATGTAATGAAATGCGTATTAACTTTAAGGGGCCCaagatttcaattgtttttctaaCTTAAGCAATTGAGACGAAAAAGTACAGCTGTTCCCTTTATTTCGAGGATTAAGAATCCAAAATAGTTGgataaaaagtatgtttattcagaaaaagttcgTTTTTGTGCTTATTTCCATAACTAAGTTCTAATTAATTACCGTGATTGAAGTCATCTCTTTgagctattatttaatttgagaaaattcaattcactagcacaaattttattcaaattgatatctttcttattttgcgccctgtatatttgaatataatctATAAGAGAAatcccttattttatttatttgatattattattcctattttttgctgttaaaattatttttgaggaaatttttacacggtcaaaaaaatatattaatagttaCATACCTAAACCGTAGATTCGACTTTTATCAACCAGTTCCTAAGTCATTGCACTTTATTCgcatttatgaaagaaaacaacaaataaaaatatttagctatgAGTAACTGTCACATATTTAGGTGGATTGTAAATTTCTAGTTGATgtgtaaataaacaatttcactATTATCACACTATATTTACAAGTTGTTATCTTTATGCAACCCTTTTTATAGAGCAAAGTGATATTAAGAGTTATTTGGGAAATTACACAatgcaaaagattaaaaaaaagatttatattttatagtaaactAAAAGAATATGGGACACTGTTCTTTTTCCGCATTTTAACTCAGTATAAAAAGGATAATCTGTGATTCTTCTTCAtaagtttcttattttatttcaaaatatcgtGAAACTTAAATTGGAGTTAAGAAGTAAAAAACTGTAAGTTCTAACTTTAATATGTTATGcttatatattattactatctttttttcatatttttagatttaaaaacctTCTACAAAAATTCtacatattgtaaaaaatttttattaatatagatattttaaatctaaacgtATTTTTACGATCACTTGATCGAGCCAAAtactataatactttttttgatgaggttttaaatttttttaaaattaaatataaaaatgtaacgtaaaaaGCGAATATACgatttaatgtttattcaaatgaaattataataattctgattaaaataCAGTTAAGTTTCCACAGTGTAACTATAAATTCGAAGTTCCTATACATACGTATTAAgcacttttagtttttattcaatgattgtttttgcttttaaaattagatatctgttatattttagaagaaaactaAATGTTCAAGACGACTGTTTCTTATTGTTACAGAACAAGTAAACTTGCAATTATTTTCCTGCATTTCCTAGAATTGtgctaaagtttaaaaacttttaatgtagtttaaaaGTCTTTCACATTGTAAGCAAATTATGTtaactgatttatttaattttatgatttaaacttatttgactttaaagtactttttttttctttttcgttttttcataaaaaatccaTAAAGGGATTGCTTTAgtgaatagttattttaaaagcaatagacaaaaaaagtaatgaatttttagaattttttcatacaaagttatgaatttaaaattttctgatactTTGAGGTCAAAGGAAACggtctttaattaaattttgtcaagTGTGAGAGATGTTTCATAACGTTATTATCTAATACCATAAGAATTATTTCTCACAATATCTTATGAAATTCTCGTTGTCAGCTTAAAGCTTTatcttttatcaataaataaggcaaaagatcataaaatttaagacaCAAATGATAAATAACACTTAtctattctataaatttaaaagaaatactgttTTCTGGATATTTACgggtaagtttattttttccccaaatttgttctttacttttataacaaaaattttaaaatttcgatttgacttttaattttgactttcacatgtaaacttttttcaattaaattcatgTTTCAGATGACAATgcgtttaatatttctttttttcagaaataagagAAATACCGAATCAAagctatttaaataatagaatttacCCGTTAATTTGTCGACAAATATTTCTATCAATTGTTTCGCAGATTGTTCCATCAGTTAAAGAACGCTTAaatatatcactttttttaaaaatattttatttatttagttatattttaaatttcgatgtttttgatatgataaaaatatatttttgttgaagaccaaggatttattttgaaacaataattagctacataaaagagaaaaaaacttttgaaggaATTTAACGATTGTCTATTTTatcttgcaatttttattttaaaaacctttgtCGAGAGAATTTCAAATccgaattatatatatatttttaaaatatttatacatattctGTTTTAAATCACTATGCGTTTAACTTGCAGCAGAAAATGATTAGAAATGCCAATTTTTGCCACTAATTCTTTAGGAGACAtcgaaaaatgtaattaatgattgattcataacaaaacatttagttGTTGAGATGAgataaattgaattgatttttctaCAATAATTACCAATAGCATGTATGTATGGACTTCGAATACTTTGATTTGTTTATCTCAAAACGtcaaggtttttttaaaaaggaattatgtatataaatgtatgtaaacttgaaattcattttgaaaagaacCAACTAACATTATAATATGTAGTATTTAACTAAA contains:
- the LOC107445548 gene encoding intracellular coagulation inhibitor 2; the protein is MAFGMLFHGARNNTMEVLRNALGYEAAGLNSDEVSDLFYHLLEEELPPADTKNPAYLLEIANQILIKDGLHLNEAFKEELNNLFHAPIEEVNFGKDSSEIIKSVNQWVDEKTHGKITNLLQQLDPGTALLLLNAVYFKGNWEKQFNPKVTNDQSFFNDGVEANAKPVPFMHMTDVFKYASTGDAQVIELPYEGNNISMMVLLPKKLDGLLAVEENLTYEKIASVRKQLSKIKVVLSLPKFKVDYSRDMTGDFKAVGAGEAFDPSKANFTGIADAGLYVSQVIHKAAVEVNEEGSEAAAATAVIMPMMARPMPLPPVMVFNANHPFLFAIMDNRNEMIMFAGRVNEL